The Octadecabacter arcticus 238 genome contains a region encoding:
- a CDS encoding tyrosine-type recombinase/integrase, with amino-acid sequence MPLSRTGVKYPNVRQQGRSSIDPLEEKKTRRIEPTVADLASDWLDVHASGLKSEQAIRSLIGGDLVKAIGRMKVTDVRRRDVIEAVEAKATTAPRQAALMLSYARMLLDYATDRDIVRANPVAGLKPASIKVAGKRDPLKPVVRLRVLDAEEIKSMWVNVESCGLHLLTGLALKLVLVTGQRPGEVAGMHENEISGRLWTIPASRRGKTSTTQTVYLTDTALNIITVAKAELERLQGRRKGALSGYIFEAKGGSSITNSALPRGVQRSHEALGVKDNETWGHWTPHDLRRTMRTGLSACKIAPHIAELTIGHTKRGIVATYDQHTFDSERRDAMMAWELRLMTIVAGNNPDAIVDNVLKLEAKA; translated from the coding sequence GTGCCCCTTTCACGGACTGGGGTAAAGTACCCCAATGTCCGGCAACAGGGACGAAGTTCAATTGACCCTTTAGAGGAAAAAAAGACGCGCAGGATTGAGCCAACAGTCGCAGACCTTGCATCAGATTGGCTTGATGTTCACGCGAGCGGCCTAAAGAGCGAGCAAGCCATTCGTTCGCTGATCGGTGGCGATCTTGTCAAAGCCATTGGAAGGATGAAAGTGACGGACGTGCGCAGGCGCGATGTGATTGAGGCGGTAGAAGCTAAAGCAACGACCGCACCGCGTCAGGCCGCTCTGATGCTGTCTTATGCGCGTATGCTGCTAGACTACGCCACCGACCGTGACATAGTCCGAGCTAACCCTGTTGCAGGATTGAAGCCGGCTTCAATTAAGGTGGCGGGCAAGCGTGATCCGCTTAAACCCGTCGTACGCTTACGAGTGTTGGATGCTGAGGAAATTAAAAGCATGTGGGTGAACGTCGAATCCTGCGGGTTACATTTGCTGACGGGCCTTGCGCTCAAATTGGTTTTGGTGACGGGCCAGCGACCCGGTGAAGTTGCGGGGATGCATGAGAACGAAATAAGTGGGCGGCTGTGGACTATTCCGGCAAGTCGCAGGGGCAAAACAAGCACTACACAGACAGTATATCTGACTGACACTGCCTTAAATATCATCACTGTTGCAAAGGCTGAACTTGAACGCCTGCAGGGCCGCAGGAAGGGCGCACTGAGTGGCTATATATTCGAGGCCAAAGGAGGCTCATCAATTACCAATTCGGCCTTGCCACGGGGCGTTCAGCGCTCCCATGAAGCTTTGGGGGTAAAGGATAATGAAACCTGGGGACATTGGACGCCGCATGACTTGCGCCGCACCATGCGTACTGGACTTTCAGCATGTAAGATTGCCCCTCACATTGCCGAATTGACCATCGGCCACACCAAGCGTGGAATTGTTGCGACATACGATCAGCACACTTTTGATAGTGAGCGCCGAGATGCGATGATGGCTTGGGAGTTGCGGTTGATGACAATCGTCGCGGGGAATAACCCTGATGCAATAGTGGACAACGTTTTAAAGCTGGAGGCGAAGGCATGA
- a CDS encoding helix-turn-helix domain-containing protein yields MDFQNDLIREPEYARLTGRNVRTVQRERARRIGPAFIRIGRKVFYRKAAIEAWLLAQEQAQPRSVRGR; encoded by the coding sequence ATGGACTTTCAAAACGACTTAATACGCGAACCTGAATATGCGCGCCTGACCGGCCGCAATGTTAGAACCGTTCAACGCGAACGGGCAAGACGCATTGGCCCCGCTTTTATCCGTATTGGCCGTAAGGTTTTTTACCGCAAAGCCGCAATAGAAGCTTGGTTACTTGCTCAAGAGCAAGCTCAGCCAAGGTCAGTGAGGGGGCGGTAA
- a CDS encoding AAA family ATPase, translating into MMDDFHDWPPMPPVETYLEGKLNVSTQLQFPTPFVWQDPATLPRRPWLYGRHLLRRQVSVTVAPGGVGKSSLTICEGLAMASGRDLMGEWIADDLSVWIFNLEDPRDELQLRITAAMQHHKVAPEEIEGRLYVDTGRERELCTAVAGRDGTKIVKPVMDALAEEIISRNIDVLVIDPFVSSHRAGENDNNAIDMIAKEWARLADRCNCAIELVHHTRKTNGAEATTEDGRGGSALLAAARSGRVLNKMADNMKEDAGIPASDLRTYFAVIRDKANLAPVGKRQWRRMETFEMANGEDVGVCEAWEWPDTFDGMTSKDLLAVQNAIEGKAARFSEQAGDQWVGCIVADVLGIDVIKNRKRIKRIIAGWLQSGAFVKGEAYGPQRRKVPVLEVGEWATE; encoded by the coding sequence ATGATGGATGATTTTCATGACTGGCCACCAATGCCGCCGGTTGAGACTTACCTGGAAGGCAAATTAAATGTGTCGACACAGTTGCAGTTTCCTACACCTTTTGTTTGGCAAGATCCGGCAACATTGCCGCGACGTCCGTGGCTCTATGGGCGTCACCTGTTGCGTCGCCAAGTCTCTGTCACTGTCGCACCGGGTGGTGTTGGTAAGTCTTCACTGACGATCTGTGAAGGGCTGGCGATGGCATCGGGTCGCGATTTGATGGGCGAATGGATCGCTGATGATTTGTCTGTCTGGATATTCAACTTGGAAGACCCCCGCGACGAATTGCAACTGCGGATCACGGCGGCGATGCAACATCACAAGGTCGCGCCAGAGGAGATCGAAGGACGTTTATACGTGGACACTGGGCGTGAACGCGAACTTTGCACGGCTGTCGCTGGCCGTGATGGTACGAAGATCGTTAAGCCCGTAATGGATGCACTGGCCGAAGAAATCATCTCTCGCAATATCGACGTTCTGGTGATCGACCCCTTTGTGTCGTCACACCGCGCAGGCGAGAATGACAACAACGCAATTGATATGATTGCTAAGGAATGGGCGCGGCTGGCCGATAGGTGCAATTGCGCAATCGAGTTGGTTCACCATACGCGAAAAACCAATGGAGCTGAAGCGACAACGGAAGATGGGCGTGGCGGGTCTGCCCTGCTGGCTGCTGCACGTTCAGGCCGTGTCCTCAATAAAATGGCGGATAATATGAAGGAGGACGCCGGCATCCCTGCGTCGGACCTGCGCACATATTTCGCAGTTATCCGTGATAAGGCTAACTTAGCGCCGGTGGGCAAGCGACAATGGCGTCGCATGGAAACTTTTGAGATGGCCAATGGTGAAGACGTTGGTGTCTGTGAGGCCTGGGAATGGCCTGACACGTTTGACGGTATGACTTCCAAAGACCTGTTGGCTGTCCAGAACGCAATCGAAGGCAAGGCTGCACGGTTCTCTGAACAAGCTGGCGACCAATGGGTGGGCTGCATTGTGGCCGATGTGCTCGGCATAGATGTCATCAAAAATCGCAAGCGTATCAAGCGGATCATAGCAGGATGGTTGCAATCTGGGGCGTTTGTGAAGGGTGAGGCCTATGGCCCGCAACGCCGCAAGGTGCCGGTTCTGGAGGTGGGTGAATGGGCAACCGAATGA
- a CDS encoding IS110 family transposase: MKQPQRRTTMAYYVGLDVSVKETSICIMDDKGVVAARTDISTDPDLISNFISKHAPDVERVVHESGILAIWLTRELEKRGVPIICIDARLAHKALSGRINKSDQGDAEGLAQLARTGWFTQVHIRSEASERVRVLIGARERLIRMRKDLEGHVRGVLKVFGVCMTSVGTGKLRRDFRDQLVAAADTDPAIALLSETFIPLHKTLCIARDALDDQVRMMARESELARRLMTVPGVGPIVALAYIATLDDENGSGNRSMLGLSLASHQNAINRARWIGRVKYPNAVIVICAGYYTQPHQH, encoded by the coding sequence ATGAAGCAGCCACAAAGGAGAACGACAATGGCATATTATGTTGGATTGGACGTGTCCGTCAAAGAAACGTCGATTTGTATTATGGATGACAAGGGCGTTGTTGCGGCGCGCACGGATATCTCAACAGATCCAGATTTGATCTCGAACTTTATCTCGAAGCACGCGCCAGACGTAGAGCGGGTTGTTCATGAGAGCGGCATTCTGGCGATTTGGTTGACCCGTGAGTTAGAGAAACGTGGTGTGCCGATCATTTGCATCGATGCGCGTCTCGCGCACAAAGCGTTGTCGGGGCGCATTAACAAATCCGATCAGGGCGATGCTGAAGGACTGGCTCAGTTGGCGCGAACGGGTTGGTTCACTCAGGTCCATATCCGCAGCGAGGCATCGGAGCGCGTGCGCGTTCTCATTGGTGCCCGCGAGCGGCTGATCCGTATGCGTAAGGATCTTGAAGGTCATGTACGTGGCGTTCTCAAGGTGTTCGGTGTTTGCATGACGTCGGTTGGAACGGGGAAGTTGCGAAGGGACTTTCGAGATCAACTCGTAGCTGCGGCGGATACGGATCCGGCGATTGCGCTGTTGTCAGAAACATTCATCCCTCTGCACAAGACACTCTGCATTGCCAGAGATGCGCTGGACGACCAAGTAAGGATGATGGCGCGAGAAAGTGAGCTGGCGCGTCGACTGATGACCGTACCAGGAGTTGGTCCCATCGTGGCGTTGGCATATATCGCGACACTGGACGATGAAAACGGTTCAGGAAATCGGTCGATGTTGGGGCTTTCCTTGGCCTCACACCAAAACGCCATCAATCGGGCGAGGTGGATTGGTCGGGTAAAATATCCAAATGCGGTGATTGTGATATGCGCCGGTTATTATACTCAGCCGCATCAACATTGA
- a CDS encoding helix-turn-helix transcriptional regulator, whose product MKPVPPLAPPLDHQPSSAQIAALIALIGRDSFARDLAGVLADSFEFQSFHIFLYCKAQGPAALANHPDPPAHARGLQNYLAYTHVINPAYRAYQQGQASGVYMISDFFPKDSATIDQPDIDVHIEENELIGYRTPGWPKNMAEVILLIALPNGTALDFSFLTPLGSAQTTACRAMMTQLYPMLDAVLHRQFALNPASLEAADSPANQEDRFHDFGGDILTAREREVAQLILIGHSSQSISLNLGISLATVKTHRRNIYSKLQISSQVELFSLFLLHMK is encoded by the coding sequence ATGAAGCCTGTGCCCCCACTCGCACCACCGCTTGACCACCAGCCCAGCTCGGCACAGATCGCCGCGCTGATTGCGTTGATCGGTCGAGACAGTTTTGCCCGCGATCTGGCCGGGGTGCTGGCCGACAGCTTTGAGTTTCAGTCGTTTCACATCTTTCTCTACTGCAAGGCGCAGGGGCCTGCCGCGCTGGCCAATCACCCCGACCCCCCCGCCCATGCGCGCGGATTGCAGAATTACCTAGCCTACACCCATGTTATCAATCCCGCCTACCGCGCCTATCAACAGGGGCAAGCTTCGGGCGTCTATATGATCTCGGACTTCTTTCCCAAGGACAGCGCCACTATCGATCAGCCCGATATCGACGTTCACATCGAAGAGAACGAGCTGATCGGCTATCGCACTCCCGGCTGGCCCAAGAACATGGCCGAGGTGATCTTGCTGATCGCCCTGCCGAATGGCACCGCGCTTGACTTCAGCTTTCTCACGCCTCTGGGCAGCGCGCAGACCACGGCCTGTCGCGCGATGATGACACAGCTTTATCCGATGCTGGACGCGGTGCTGCACCGCCAATTCGCGCTCAACCCTGCCAGTCTGGAGGCGGCTGACAGCCCTGCCAACCAGGAGGACCGATTTCATGATTTCGGCGGTGATATCCTGACCGCACGTGAACGCGAGGTGGCGCAGCTGATCCTGATCGGCCATTCCAGCCAGTCGATTTCGCTGAACCTTGGCATCTCGTTGGCGACGGTCAAAACGCACCGGCGCAACATCTATTCCAAGCTGCAAATCTCGTCTCAGGTGGAACTGTTCAGCCTGTTTTTGCTGCATATGAAATAG
- a CDS encoding cysteine desulfurase-like protein codes for MAFPIDDVRAMFPSLAQTDDGAARCYLDNPAGTQVSKLVIDAVSDYFIHHNSNAGGAFVTSRQTDRIWAGAHDDMALMLGAASSSEVVIGQSMTSLTFHLSRCICHDFQPGDQIVITRMEHEGNVGPWLEIAKDKGLEIRWVDFNRETWQVEPEDLAAQLSDRTRLVALNYASNMTGSINDIEALTKVAKDAGALVFVDAVQLTPHHLVDVQALGCDFLACSSYKFFGPHMGIVWGRHDLLNTIYPYKGRCVSNASPDRHEMGTPQYELLAGLSATVRYFESLGGMLGGTGSRRDLIAQAYSASRQYEEPLTDTLIAGLQDIPGITIYGITNPNRIGERVPTVSIRHASVAPQLIAEALGAAGIHVWHGHNYAYEPARALGLPLDEGVVRIGIAHYNTQAEIERALQEIHKAVTKTGLIRHW; via the coding sequence ATGGCTTTTCCGATTGACGACGTGCGCGCCATGTTCCCGTCGTTGGCGCAGACCGACGATGGCGCCGCGCGCTGTTATCTGGACAATCCGGCGGGCACGCAGGTGTCCAAACTGGTGATCGACGCGGTCAGCGACTATTTCATCCACCACAATTCCAACGCCGGCGGCGCCTTTGTGACCAGCCGCCAGACTGACCGCATCTGGGCTGGGGCGCATGACGACATGGCGCTTATGCTGGGCGCGGCATCGAGTTCTGAGGTGGTCATCGGCCAATCCATGACCAGCCTGACGTTCCATCTGTCGCGCTGCATTTGCCATGATTTCCAGCCCGGCGATCAGATCGTGATCACCCGAATGGAGCATGAGGGCAACGTTGGCCCGTGGCTGGAGATCGCCAAGGACAAGGGGCTGGAAATCCGCTGGGTCGATTTCAACCGCGAAACTTGGCAGGTCGAGCCCGAGGATCTGGCCGCGCAACTCAGCGATCGCACACGGCTGGTGGCGCTGAACTACGCCTCGAACATGACTGGGTCTATAAATGATATTGAGGCGTTAACGAAGGTTGCCAAGGACGCGGGCGCGTTGGTGTTCGTCGATGCGGTGCAATTGACGCCGCATCATCTGGTGGATGTGCAGGCACTGGGCTGTGACTTTCTGGCCTGTTCGTCGTATAAATTTTTTGGCCCGCACATGGGCATCGTCTGGGGCCGACATGATCTGCTGAACACGATCTACCCCTACAAGGGCCGCTGCGTGTCGAACGCCAGCCCCGACCGGCACGAAATGGGCACGCCGCAATATGAATTGCTGGCCGGGTTGTCCGCCACCGTGCGCTATTTTGAGTCGCTGGGGGGGATGTTGGGCGGCACCGGCAGCCGCCGCGATCTGATCGCGCAGGCCTACAGTGCCTCGCGCCAATATGAGGAACCGCTGACTGATACGCTGATCGCCGGGCTTCAGGATATTCCCGGCATCACCATTTACGGCATCACCAATCCCAACCGGATCGGCGAGCGGGTGCCGACCGTGTCGATCCGCCACGCGTCCGTCGCGCCCCAACTCATCGCCGAGGCGCTGGGGGCGGCGGGCATCCATGTCTGGCACGGGCATAATTATGCGTATGAGCCCGCGCGCGCGTTGGGCCTGCCGCTGGATGAGGGCGTCGTGCGAATTGGTATCGCGCATTACAATACACAAGCCGAAATCGAGCGCGCACTGCAAGAGATTCACAAGGCCGTTACAAAGACCGGATTAATTCGACACTGGTAA
- a CDS encoding transporter substrate-binding domain-containing protein: protein MKRLHGLFAAAAAALTLGTTLPASAETLRVGMECTYAPFNYRTDAGELAGYDVDVATGVAAIMGADLEFVCQQWDGMIPALLANKFDLIVASMSITNQRLEKIDFSSPYRDSVGRLVGRSEANLNLFDEASNPIPENFKGLRIGIERASTYEAWFNATLPDAETVLYDGNEPMYLDLRNGRVDAIMTNPMKAHLSFLATEEGSGFEFVSPAISEIEYFGTGVGIGLRQGQPELMARLDAAIKQLINDGKLTEFALKYFPFPIHNEKWGDS, encoded by the coding sequence ATGAAACGACTCCACGGACTATTCGCCGCCGCCGCTGCGGCACTGACCTTGGGCACCACCCTGCCTGCCAGCGCCGAAACGTTGCGCGTCGGCATGGAATGCACCTATGCCCCCTTCAACTATCGCACCGACGCGGGCGAGTTGGCGGGCTATGACGTCGACGTTGCCACTGGCGTGGCTGCGATCATGGGCGCCGACCTTGAATTCGTCTGTCAGCAATGGGACGGGATGATCCCCGCGCTGCTGGCCAACAAGTTCGACTTGATCGTCGCCTCGATGTCGATCACCAACCAGCGTTTGGAAAAGATCGACTTTTCCAGCCCCTACCGCGATTCCGTGGGCCGTCTAGTGGGCCGATCGGAAGCCAATTTGAACCTGTTCGACGAGGCGAGCAATCCCATTCCCGAGAACTTCAAGGGCCTGCGCATCGGGATTGAACGCGCCTCGACCTATGAGGCCTGGTTCAACGCCACGCTGCCCGATGCCGAAACCGTTCTCTATGACGGGAACGAACCCATGTATCTGGACCTGCGCAATGGCCGCGTCGATGCGATCATGACCAACCCGATGAAGGCGCATCTGAGTTTTTTGGCCACCGAAGAGGGCAGCGGCTTTGAATTCGTCAGCCCCGCAATTTCCGAGATCGAATATTTTGGCACCGGTGTCGGCATCGGTCTGCGCCAAGGCCAGCCCGAATTGATGGCCCGGCTGGACGCCGCGATCAAGCAGTTGATCAACGACGGCAAGCTGACCGAATTCGCGCTGAAATATTTCCCCTTCCCTATCCACAACGAAAAATGGGGCGATAGCTGA